The Deltaproteobacteria bacterium sequence TTATTCTGGAAATTCCGCTTCTTTTCGAAGCCGGTTGGGACAAAAGCGAACCGCTGTCGGCCATTATTGTTGTCTCAGCAGATCAAAAGACGCAGATAGAACGAGCCAAGAAGAAATTCCACTTAGATGAAAAAGCAATCAAGGCAAGAATCAACGCTCAACTTCCGTTAACCGAAAAAACCAAAAAAGCCCACTTTGTGATTGATAATAGCAAAGACCCGGAATCAACAAGAGCCCAAGTGCTAAAAATCTTCAGCAAGTTGCCTAGTTAACAACCTCGTTTTCGTGTCCGACGGCATCTTTGCGTGAGAGACGGACTTTGCCGCTGTTGGGATCGACTTCCAGAACCTTGACGACGATCTCATCTCCCTCTTTCACAACATCGGTGACTGCTTTGACCCGATGATTTTCAAGCTGAGAAATATGAACCAGACCGTCCTGATTTGGCATAAATTCAACGAAGGCTCCAAACTCCATGATTTTGACAACCGTCCCGCGGTAATATTTTCCAACTTCAGCAACGGCTGAAACTTCTTTCACGCGTTTGAGTGCGCGTTCACCGGATTCCTGATCGACCGCAAAAATACTGACGGTCCCGTCGTCTTCCACATTAACTTTTGCACCGGTTTCATCGACGATCGAACGAATATTTTTTCCGCCCGGTCCGATAAGAGCTCCGATTTTATCGACCGGAATCTTGATGGTTGTGATTTTTGGCGCATGGGGTGAAAGAACTTCGCGTGGTTTGCTCAATGTTTTATCCATTTCGCCCAAGATGAAAAGTCTGCCTTCGTGGGCTTGTGTGAGTGCCTCTTCCAAAAGTTTGTCGGAGAGACCTGTGATTTTGATATCCATCTGCAACGCGGTCACACCCTTTTTGGTTCCGGCCACTTTGAAATCCATGTCACCCAAATGATCTTCATCTCCCAAAATATCGGAGAGAATGGCATAGCGATCGCCTTCTTTGATAAGACCCATGGCAATACCTGCCACAGGAGCTTTGATCGGAACACCCGCATCCATCAGGGAAAGAATACCGCCACAAACAGAAGCCATGGACGAAGAACCATTTGATTCCAAAATTTCAGAAACAACCCGAACGGTGTAGGGAAAATCTTCCTGTGAGGGAAGGACTTTGGACAAAGCGCGTTCTGCCAAAGCACCGTGTCCAATTTCCCGTCGTCCCGGTGAACGCAGGAATTTTACTTCACCCGTTGAGAACGGAGGAAAATTATAATGGAGCATAAAGCGTTTGTAATAAACTTCGCCCAAAGCATCGATAAGC is a genomic window containing:
- the pnp gene encoding polyribonucleotide nucleotidyltransferase encodes the protein VVMVEGGANEIPEADMIAAIRFAHESIQPVLLIQEELAKKAGKPKMTVPSAEVDPALVQKVNDFIGNQIKQAISITTKQERNSTIRNLKTSLLTSVCSLGEEDSNYKTVQKLFEDTLYKIFRNKILSEGRRVDGRTTKDIRNISCKAGLLPRTHGSALFTRGETQALCVTTLGSSDDEQLIDALGEVYYKRFMLHYNFPPFSTGEVKFLRSPGRREIGHGALAERALSKVLPSQEDFPYTVRVVSEILESNGSSSMASVCGGILSLMDAGVPIKAPVAGIAMGLIKEGDRYAILSDILGDEDHLGDMDFKVAGTKKGVTALQMDIKITGLSDKLLEEALTQAHEGRLFILGEMDKTLSKPREVLSPHAPKITTIKIPVDKIGALIGPGGKNIRSIVDETGAKVNVEDDGTVSIFAVDQESGERALKRVKEVSAVAEVGKYYRGTVVKIMEFGAFVEFMPNQDGLVHISQLENHRVKAVTDVVKEGDEIVVKVLEVDPNSGKVRLSRKDAVGHENEVVN